In one Ornithinimicrobium pratense genomic region, the following are encoded:
- a CDS encoding threonine aldolase family protein — protein MAASTVADLRSDTLTRPTPGMREAMVSAEVGDDVYGEDPTVALLEEQVAGLLGHEAALFMPTGSMANQVGLALHAGPGQEIVTDHLAHVLRAELGAAAAHSGISARSWVADRGLLDVDTALSIIVPDGGPYQVSTACVVVENTHNFGGGTIQPLADLKALREGTRAVGVGVHLDGARLWNAHVATGVPFADYGACADTVSVCLSKGLGAPVGSVLTGSTEQMARARVLRKRMGGGMRQVGILAAAGRYALEHQLDRLADDHARARRVAQAVGTAYPQVVDPQTVQTNILVLDVSAAGWTAGEFIVAAAGQGVLGYPMDARRARFVWHLDVDDPMSAHATEVLLDLLGRGVDDRG, from the coding sequence ATGGCGGCCTCCACAGTCGCAGACCTGCGCTCGGACACCCTGACCCGGCCGACGCCGGGGATGCGCGAGGCGATGGTCAGCGCCGAGGTGGGCGACGACGTCTACGGCGAGGACCCGACGGTGGCCCTGCTGGAGGAGCAGGTGGCCGGGCTGCTCGGCCACGAGGCGGCGCTCTTCATGCCGACCGGCTCAATGGCCAACCAGGTCGGGCTGGCGCTGCACGCAGGCCCGGGCCAGGAGATCGTCACCGACCACCTCGCCCATGTGCTGCGCGCCGAGCTGGGCGCCGCGGCGGCCCACTCCGGCATCAGCGCTCGGTCCTGGGTGGCCGACCGCGGGCTGCTCGACGTGGACACCGCCCTGTCGATCATCGTTCCCGACGGCGGCCCCTACCAGGTCAGCACCGCCTGCGTCGTGGTCGAGAACACCCACAACTTCGGCGGGGGCACCATCCAGCCGCTGGCCGACCTGAAGGCGCTGCGCGAGGGCACGCGCGCGGTCGGGGTAGGGGTGCACCTGGACGGCGCCCGGTTGTGGAACGCCCACGTTGCGACCGGCGTCCCCTTCGCCGACTACGGCGCGTGCGCCGACACCGTCTCGGTCTGCCTGTCCAAGGGGCTCGGTGCTCCGGTGGGCTCGGTGCTGACCGGCTCGACCGAGCAGATGGCCCGCGCCCGGGTGCTGCGCAAACGGATGGGCGGGGGGATGCGCCAGGTGGGGATCCTGGCCGCCGCCGGTCGCTACGCACTGGAGCACCAGCTGGACCGGCTGGCCGACGACCACGCCCGGGCGCGCCGCGTTGCACAGGCTGTCGGCACGGCATACCCGCAGGTGGTCGACCCGCAGACGGTGCAGACCAACATCCTCGTGCTCGACGTCTCGGCGGCAGGCTGGACGGCTGGGGAGTTCATCGTCGCCGCTGCCGGGCAGGGCGTGCTCGGCTACCCGATGGACGCGCGGCGTGCCCGGTTCGTCTGGCACCTGGACGTGGATGACCCGATGAGCGCCCACGCCACCGAGGTGCTGCTGGACCTGCTGGGGCGGGGCGTGGACGACCGCGGATGA
- a CDS encoding molybdopterin-dependent oxidoreductase, protein MRPVHAADDQPLPPGQRESSWRPMHYGRVPRLDVERWSLTVGGETRDGGMTVLDRATLHALPWAEVEARLHCVARTSTPPLRWGGVRMADMVALAPPAADAGHVLLAAARGYAACVTLADLVHPDSLLATHVDGQPLTPEQGWPGRVVLPHLYGFKGPKWVAELTYHHRPQQGWWESHGYHPRARVVHEERFAHQG, encoded by the coding sequence ATGAGGCCGGTCCACGCCGCCGATGACCAGCCGCTGCCCCCGGGGCAGCGGGAGAGCTCCTGGCGACCGATGCACTACGGGCGGGTGCCGAGGCTGGACGTGGAGCGCTGGAGCCTGACCGTCGGCGGGGAGACCCGCGACGGCGGGATGACCGTGCTGGACCGGGCGACGCTGCACGCGCTGCCGTGGGCGGAGGTCGAGGCCCGCCTGCACTGTGTGGCGCGCACCTCCACGCCCCCGCTGCGCTGGGGCGGGGTGCGGATGGCAGACATGGTGGCGCTGGCGCCGCCGGCCGCCGACGCGGGTCACGTGCTGCTCGCCGCCGCCCGGGGGTATGCCGCCTGCGTCACCCTGGCCGACCTGGTCCACCCGGACAGCCTGCTGGCTACCCACGTCGACGGGCAGCCGTTGACGCCGGAGCAGGGCTGGCCGGGACGGGTGGTGCTGCCGCACCTGTACGGCTTCAAGGGACCAAAGTGGGTGGCCGAGCTGACCTACCACCACCGACCGCAGCAGGGCTGGTGGGAGTCGCACGGATACCACCCCCGGGCTCGCGTCGTCCACGAGGAGCGGTTCGCCCACCAGGGCTAG
- a CDS encoding PASTA domain-containing protein has translation MISDGPELVTVPEVVGSQFRNAERELTELGLVVVREDTRGGFFGSVRSQSIEPGELVPVGTEIVLEVV, from the coding sequence GTGATCTCCGATGGCCCGGAGCTGGTCACCGTCCCGGAGGTGGTCGGCTCGCAGTTCCGCAACGCGGAGCGCGAACTTACCGAGCTGGGCCTGGTGGTGGTGCGCGAGGACACCCGCGGCGGCTTCTTCGGCTCGGTGCGCTCGCAGTCGATCGAGCCAGGCGAACTGGTGCCGGTGGGCACCGAGATCGTGCTCGAGGTCGTCTGA
- the pknB gene encoding Stk1 family PASTA domain-containing Ser/Thr kinase: MATVYRARDLRLDRPVALKVMRPDLAHDQAFVRRFQQEARAAARLSHPHIVSVYDQGEDGDLVFLAMQLVDGPTLRDVIEHRTPASARQALTLMIPVAEALAEAHRRGLVHRDVKPENVLIDQGRHSGIKVVDFGLARAISAASHHTSEMLWGTAAYLAPEQVERGRADPRTDVYGVGLLLFELLTGRKAFPGDDPLQVAYDHVHRGLPDLRALAPTVPPAMVLLVASAAATDPDERPRDAGELLELMRELLRELPDAALDAVPVRPRPDGQDGQDGQGLDGEDPDATRAFGLPDGPQGDPTQLLPGGGHTRQLPVAGTGSGDGHYARTTGNTVRPPRRRPAPPVHEPRPAPRRRGAGRWLLALLLVVLLAGGGYGFWWLTDGPGVHSAMPAVVDLSEEDARAALDARRLDAVVSYAYSEDIPDGTVVSTDREPGTSLRHGTDVTLVVSQGQERYAVPPLVGLTLESAQAAVESASLTLGEQSREHDEVEPEGRVLRSEPEAGELLPPDGEVDLVISSGPAPVEVPDVTGRPQQEATDALTRAGLTVTVDPRRIHDEDVPEGAVLSQSPSSGALARGGP, encoded by the coding sequence ATGGCGACCGTCTACCGTGCCCGGGACCTGCGCCTGGACCGACCGGTCGCGCTGAAGGTGATGCGCCCCGACCTGGCGCACGACCAGGCCTTCGTGCGCCGCTTCCAGCAGGAGGCCCGCGCGGCGGCCCGCCTCTCGCACCCGCACATCGTCAGCGTCTACGACCAGGGCGAGGACGGTGACCTGGTCTTCCTGGCCATGCAGCTGGTCGACGGCCCCACCCTGCGTGACGTCATCGAGCACCGCACCCCCGCCTCGGCGCGCCAGGCGCTCACCCTGATGATCCCGGTGGCCGAGGCTCTGGCCGAGGCGCACCGCCGAGGGCTGGTGCACCGGGATGTCAAGCCCGAGAACGTGCTCATCGACCAGGGCCGACACAGCGGCATCAAGGTGGTCGACTTCGGCCTGGCCCGCGCCATCAGCGCGGCCAGCCACCACACCAGCGAGATGTTGTGGGGCACGGCCGCCTACCTCGCGCCCGAGCAGGTCGAGCGGGGCCGGGCCGACCCGCGGACCGATGTGTATGGCGTGGGCCTGCTCCTCTTCGAGCTGCTCACCGGCCGCAAGGCCTTCCCCGGGGACGACCCCCTGCAGGTCGCCTACGACCACGTCCACCGCGGCCTGCCCGACCTGCGCGCCCTGGCGCCCACGGTGCCGCCCGCCATGGTCTTGCTGGTGGCCAGCGCGGCGGCGACCGACCCGGACGAGCGCCCCCGGGACGCCGGTGAGCTGTTAGAGCTGATGCGCGAGCTGCTGCGGGAGCTGCCCGACGCCGCGCTCGACGCCGTCCCCGTCCGGCCGAGACCGGACGGGCAGGACGGGCAGGACGGGCAGGGCCTTGACGGGGAGGACCCCGACGCCACCCGCGCCTTCGGCCTGCCCGACGGCCCCCAGGGCGACCCCACGCAGCTGCTTCCCGGAGGCGGGCATACCCGTCAGCTGCCCGTGGCCGGAACGGGCAGCGGCGACGGCCACTACGCCCGCACGACCGGCAACACCGTGCGTCCCCCGCGCCGGCGGCCGGCGCCGCCCGTCCACGAGCCGCGCCCTGCCCCGCGACGTCGCGGTGCCGGCCGGTGGCTGCTCGCGCTCCTGCTGGTGGTCCTGCTCGCCGGTGGCGGCTACGGCTTCTGGTGGCTCACCGACGGGCCCGGCGTGCACTCAGCGATGCCCGCCGTGGTCGACCTCAGCGAGGAAGACGCACGGGCCGCCCTCGACGCCCGGCGGCTGGACGCCGTGGTCAGCTACGCCTACTCCGAGGACATCCCCGACGGCACCGTCGTCTCAACCGACCGGGAGCCCGGCACCAGCCTGCGGCACGGCACCGACGTGACCCTGGTCGTCTCCCAGGGTCAGGAGCGGTATGCCGTTCCCCCGCTGGTCGGACTTACCCTGGAGTCCGCCCAGGCCGCCGTCGAGTCGGCCAGCCTGACCCTCGGCGAGCAGAGCCGCGAGCACGACGAGGTCGAGCCCGAGGGCCGGGTGCTGCGCTCCGAGCCGGAGGCGGGCGAGCTGCTGCCCCCCGATGGTGAGGTGGACCTCGTCATCAGCTCCGGGCCGGCGCCGGTGGAGGTGCCCGACGTCACCGGACGCCCCCAGCAGGAAGCCACCGACGCGCTCACCAGGGCCGGCCTCACCGTGACCGTCGACCCGAGGCGGATCCACGACGAGGACGTGCCGGAGGGCGCGGTCCTGTCGCAGTCACCATCCTCGGGCGCCCTGGCGCGCGGGGGACCGTGA
- a CDS encoding lytic transglycosylase domain-containing protein encodes MPLFAALPPTDLPTHAYIPPTAVHGTAPLSLDLALSVTRTHTVRSGDTVYDIAARYGVSAQAIVRANSLSDGGRWILPGDILRIPGAVAVPAPGQSSASDRANSSTQSASPSTGGTVTVRAGDTLTHIAARHSTTVAKLVSTNNISNSRLIYPGQILTLPGSGSSSSSSTSSSSSSSSGAVTVRAGDTLYGIAAQHGTTVDALARANSLDDTRLIYPGQRLSLPGSSTPSSSSSSGSSSSSSSSPSRSGIPSSLSRPYDEHTIGNLLTDEEVQSTFLHYQYSSATARAAAANRIYLSNAQVPSQDELKAMIIDTSNRHGVDPKLMVALSFQESGWNQRAVSPANAIGAMQVIPTSGQWASSLIGRELNLLDPQDNVTAGVVVMRALMRSADSTDAAIGGYYQGLGSVRQYGLFSDTRQYVTNIKHLMRTQ; translated from the coding sequence GTGCCCCTCTTTGCCGCCCTGCCGCCCACGGATCTACCGACCCACGCCTACATCCCGCCGACCGCGGTGCACGGGACCGCGCCGTTATCCCTCGACCTCGCCCTGTCGGTCACCCGCACGCACACGGTGCGCTCGGGCGACACCGTCTACGACATCGCCGCGCGGTATGGCGTGAGCGCGCAGGCCATCGTGCGGGCCAACTCCCTGTCCGACGGAGGCCGCTGGATCCTGCCCGGCGACATCCTGCGCATCCCCGGCGCCGTCGCCGTCCCGGCCCCGGGCCAGTCCTCCGCCTCGGACCGCGCTAACAGCTCGACCCAGTCCGCCAGCCCTTCCACCGGCGGCACGGTGACCGTCCGCGCAGGTGACACTCTGACGCACATCGCCGCCCGGCACAGCACCACCGTGGCCAAGCTGGTCTCGACCAACAACATCAGCAACAGCCGGCTGATCTACCCGGGTCAGATCCTCACCCTGCCCGGCTCGGGCAGCAGCTCGAGCTCCTCGACCTCCTCCAGCTCCTCCAGTTCATCCGGTGCCGTCACGGTGCGGGCCGGCGACACCCTCTACGGGATCGCCGCCCAGCACGGCACCACGGTCGACGCCCTGGCCCGGGCCAACTCTCTCGACGACACCCGGTTGATCTACCCCGGCCAGCGGTTGAGCCTGCCCGGCTCCTCGACCCCGTCCAGCTCGAGCTCCTCCGGCAGCTCGAGCAGCTCGAGCAGCTCCCCCAGCCGCTCCGGCATCCCGTCCTCACTCTCGCGCCCCTACGACGAGCACACCATCGGCAACCTGCTCACCGACGAGGAAGTCCAGAGCACCTTCCTGCACTACCAGTACTCCAGCGCCACCGCCCGCGCCGCAGCCGCCAACCGGATCTACCTGAGCAACGCCCAGGTGCCCAGCCAGGACGAGCTCAAGGCTATGATCATCGACACCAGCAACCGGCACGGGGTCGACCCCAAGCTGATGGTGGCCCTGTCCTTCCAGGAGTCCGGCTGGAACCAGCGGGCTGTCTCCCCCGCCAACGCCATCGGGGCGATGCAGGTCATCCCGACCTCAGGCCAGTGGGCCTCCTCGCTCATCGGCCGCGAGCTCAACCTGCTCGACCCCCAGGACAATGTGACCGCCGGCGTGGTGGTGATGCGGGCGCTGATGCGCTCCGCGGACTCCACCGACGCCGCGATCGGCGGTTACTACCAGGGTCTAGGCAGCGTCCGGCAGTACGGCCTGTTCAGCGACACCCGGCAGTACGTCACCAACATCAAGCACCTCATGCGCACCCAGTAA
- a CDS encoding Rv2175c family DNA-binding protein, producing the protein MVSNSDVIPGWLTVPDIMERTGASLPTVKRWLHERELVGRRRGQNRALMVPSTFVTEEGPLVALRGTITVLTDGGLADEEIIDWLHAPDDSLAGGSAIASLHAGAKTEVRRRAQEHAF; encoded by the coding sequence GTGGTAAGTAACAGCGATGTAATTCCCGGCTGGCTGACGGTCCCCGACATCATGGAGCGGACCGGCGCGAGCCTGCCCACGGTCAAACGGTGGTTGCACGAGCGCGAGCTCGTCGGCCGGCGGCGGGGCCAGAACCGGGCCCTCATGGTCCCCAGCACCTTCGTGACCGAGGAGGGCCCGCTGGTCGCGCTGCGGGGCACGATCACCGTACTTACTGATGGCGGCCTCGCGGACGAGGAGATCATCGACTGGCTGCATGCCCCCGACGACAGTCTCGCCGGCGGCAGCGCGATCGCCTCCCTGCACGCCGGGGCCAAGACCGAGGTGCGCCGCCGGGCGCAGGAGCACGCCTTCTAG
- a CDS encoding polyprenyl synthetase family protein — protein sequence MDVIEHLLSGGKRLRAAFLYWGWRALGGEREDDAAAVRASSSMEIFQAAALLHDDVMDNSDLRRGRPTAHRAFAALHREQGWNGDPERFGLAGAILAGDLCLNWTDEVFATSGLSPAALQRARPELDRMRTQLMGGQFLDVLEGARGWQDLNYSQRIEACRTVILYKSARYSVQQPLLIGARAAGASPQTLDALAAYGDRLGKAFQLRDDVLGVFGDPTETGKPAGDDLREGKHTVLIAHALEHADTSGAELVTASLGDPDLDDETVTACRQVLLDSGAVDRTEQMITDEAKDALTALSSTPELTEEGRHAMVELVAICTDRAT from the coding sequence GTGGACGTCATCGAGCACCTGCTCTCTGGGGGCAAGCGGCTGCGCGCGGCCTTCCTCTACTGGGGCTGGCGCGCCCTGGGCGGCGAGCGCGAGGACGACGCCGCCGCGGTGCGCGCCTCGAGCTCGATGGAGATCTTCCAGGCCGCCGCCCTCCTCCACGACGACGTCATGGACAACAGCGACCTGCGGCGCGGACGACCCACGGCGCACCGCGCCTTCGCCGCCCTCCACCGGGAGCAGGGCTGGAACGGTGACCCGGAACGGTTCGGCCTGGCCGGCGCCATCCTCGCCGGCGACCTGTGCCTGAACTGGACCGACGAGGTCTTCGCCACCAGCGGGCTGTCGCCTGCTGCTCTCCAGCGCGCCCGTCCCGAGCTGGACCGGATGCGCACCCAGCTCATGGGTGGCCAGTTCCTCGACGTCCTCGAAGGTGCCCGTGGGTGGCAGGACCTGAACTACTCCCAGCGGATCGAAGCCTGCCGCACGGTGATCCTCTACAAGAGCGCCCGCTACTCCGTGCAGCAGCCGCTGCTCATCGGGGCACGCGCGGCCGGCGCCTCACCGCAGACCCTGGACGCCCTGGCCGCGTACGGCGACCGGCTGGGCAAGGCCTTCCAGCTGCGCGACGACGTCCTGGGCGTCTTCGGCGACCCGACCGAGACCGGGAAACCGGCCGGTGATGACCTGCGCGAGGGCAAGCACACCGTACTCATCGCGCACGCGCTGGAGCATGCGGACACCTCCGGGGCCGAGCTCGTCACTGCGAGCCTGGGTGACCCCGACCTCGATGACGAGACGGTCACCGCCTGTCGCCAGGTCCTGCTGGACTCCGGCGCCGTCGACCGCACCGAGCAGATGATCACCGACGAGGCGAAGGACGCCTTAACGGCGCTCTCGTCCACCCCGGAGCTCACCGAGGAGGGTCGGCACGCGATGGTTGAGCTGGTGGCCATCTGCACCGACCGCGCGACCTGA
- a CDS encoding DUF6504 family protein: MSRRYEEQVEVRLGAATEHGVRVEGALPTLWTEVGAQAQKVPTVFLWRGRVHLVRAVLGQWSQRVPWWRAEDHDGEDLERRVWRVEAGAGQSMGTGVYDLVQDDRWWLARVSD; the protein is encoded by the coding sequence ATGAGCAGGCGGTATGAGGAGCAGGTCGAGGTCCGGCTGGGAGCAGCGACCGAGCACGGTGTGCGCGTGGAGGGCGCGCTGCCCACGCTCTGGACGGAGGTGGGGGCCCAGGCCCAGAAGGTGCCCACGGTCTTCCTGTGGCGCGGTCGGGTGCACCTGGTCCGGGCGGTGCTGGGGCAGTGGTCCCAGCGGGTGCCGTGGTGGCGGGCTGAGGATCACGACGGGGAAGACCTGGAGCGTCGGGTGTGGCGGGTGGAGGCAGGAGCCGGGCAGTCGATGGGCACCGGCGTCTACGACCTGGTGCAGGACGACCGGTGGTGGTTGGCCCGGGTGAGCGACTGA
- a CDS encoding SAV_6107 family HEPN domain-containing protein codes for MTITQSTLPGPGMTAGAVLDLLDRARAGLLAACHSSTAGERYTQAHLAALRAGAALVASRTAPSRRARPRSVWEMLPTVAPELTEWAVLFADSGRRRLALERGVDCVTARDADDLVRSGERFLELVRACLHLPCELPLPTELAPLGRG; via the coding sequence ATGACGATCACGCAGAGCACACTTCCCGGGCCGGGGATGACGGCAGGCGCCGTGCTGGACCTGTTGGACCGGGCCCGGGCCGGGCTGCTGGCGGCCTGCCACAGCAGCACGGCGGGCGAGCGCTACACCCAGGCGCACCTGGCAGCGCTGCGGGCAGGGGCGGCGCTGGTGGCCTCTCGGACCGCCCCCAGTCGTCGGGCCCGACCGCGCAGCGTGTGGGAGATGCTGCCCACGGTCGCCCCGGAGCTGACCGAGTGGGCGGTGCTGTTCGCCGACTCCGGGCGGCGCAGGCTGGCTCTGGAGCGGGGCGTCGACTGTGTCACCGCCCGTGACGCCGACGACCTGGTCCGCTCAGGCGAGCGTTTCCTGGAGCTGGTGCGGGCCTGCCTGCACCTGCCCTGCGAGCTGCCGCTGCCCACCGAGCTGGCACCGCTCGGGCGGGGATGA